One Coffea eugenioides isolate CCC68of chromosome 2, Ceug_1.0, whole genome shotgun sequence genomic window, ATCCACAAACTTGTATCACTTTTTCACTTTGCATCCTAAATTTCAATTTCAGATACTTTGCACCCTAAACTCTTAGTTTTGGATACTTTACACTGTAAATTCTCAAGTTTGACTTATTTAAGTCAAATCAATGACAACTTTAGCAAAATTAACAACATAGAAGACCCAATAAATCAATGATAATGTGCCAAAAGTAGTCAAAAGGTACCAAGGGTATCATAACAgaaattaaataatatattgtcATTAATTTGTGATGTCTTTTATCTCTTTAATTTTGTTAACAATAATAGTAATTGACactttataaataaaaaataatgtaCTAAAAATCGCCAAAAAGGTTAAGGGATTGCAGTTAGAACAAAATGGTAGATTATCATTAATTTTCACCActctttatttaattaattttgcTAGCATAGTCATTTATTGGACTGAAATTGGACAAAATTAAGAGTTTAGGATACAAAGTATCCAAAATTAAGAATTTAGGATGCAAAGTgtctaaaattgaaatttagagCATAAAATGAAAAAGTAATACAAGTTCGAAAGCGCAAAGTGAAATCTGTCCTCACTAAAAGTTTGCTAAACATGCCAATGTTTAAAAGATTTATCCCTTCACAATTTTAGAAGAGTTCATTAGTCCTAATGACTGAAATCAAATGCATTACGAGAGCATTTGCAGCTATTTCCgcgccttttttttttggttttgctATGTGTATGTTGGTAAATAGCGTGTACCATGATCTTGTTGTTGCCAAAATATTTATGTCAACCTCGTATTGTTTTCAACTTCAATAGATTACTTCTGGACAAACATGGCGTACTAGGCTTACCTTATGGAACTTGATGTCATGCTTTTGATTGCTTTTGTGCTGAATTATGAGAAACGCCATTCCTTAAGCAATTTCTGAATCTCTGCAGACTAATACTTATGTACGACAATTGTGCTGAAAGGTTAAGTAACACAGAGATGTGTATAAGGGATCACGAAAGCAACTATTCCTGTGATATTCTTTCCCTtcgcccaaaaaaaaaaaaaacccccgaGATCATACAACATAATCGATATCTTCATGGTCCTCTGGCTAAAACAAATAATGAATTGCTAGGCCAATGGCTAAAATTTTATTAAGATTGTTTTTTTCTGAATATAGAACTAGTACATTGGGTACAAAGGCCACACAATCTATCTAGATACGTCTTACGAACTTAAGCATGCCAAAGATTTCACTGAAATAGAGGAGAGTTCAGTCCTCCTTTTTTCGCACACTTGAAGGTGAGACCCTTCTGACTCTTCCCAAACAATTATCTATAGGCCTCTGATGAGGTAAATAGATTAATGGGCACGAAGGATTCTGCCTTTCTAGCCTGCAAGACAAAGGGCCAACATAATCAATAAAAATGTGCCTTATGTATTTTGTTTTCTGAAAACACCAAGGGATTGAATTAGCAATTTCAATCTTTTCTCCATGAAAATGAACGTAATTTCTAATACAGGTTTGATTTGTGAATGGTACTAGCAACTACTTAAGAAACCAGTGTTTATGCACTTGCCTTGTCAATCATACATCTTTTCTGAATGTTATTCTACAGTTTGAAAGGAATTTTAAGCTAAGAAGTGCAAGTAAGGGATGGAAGCCAGGTTGCTCACTCATAGTCAAGGAGAAAATAGTGAAGGAAAATAGAAATTTCGAGCTTTGCAAGATCATTTCCGGGACAAGTTCTGGCTCCAGCCccgaaaggaagaaaacttcctGCTTTAGCTGTAAGACCCTGGAAAATGAATATAGCATCTGTTAATTTTCTTGATTATCTTCTCTCAGTTTCTAGATAAAATCATTATTGCGTCACAAGAAAAAGCAGTAATCCGTATTTGAGGAAATAAAAAGTTAAAAGATAATAATTCTTGCTTGATAGAGATAGCCAGGAAGCGAAGAGAAGAAATTATACATTAAAAATAGATACAAGGAGCAGAGCAGAGGACTATAGAACAGTTATAACTTACATCCCATCTGTCAGGATCAAATTTCTTTGGCTCGGGATACAATTCAGGATCAAAATGAACGTTCCTAAACCAGACTAATGCTTTCCACCCTTTTGGAATTGTAAAACCTGAAGGAAACGAGAATCCTGCAGTTAGCACATTTTTATAAACATAACAAATAGGTTGCTTCTTGCAggtttttatttgcaagattatCCAATAAGCATAATAGCTAGTTTTCCATCTGCACCATTTGAGCAAAATCATTTTCTGTGAAGAGAAGAAAACACAGAAAAACGTCTTTCAAGAAATTACTTCATGTATATGCGCTTTTGCATTGGTTTCTGGGATGTCATCCTCATATATGAAAATCAAGGATTACTGAACTTACCAGAGATATTGATGTCTTTCTGTGCTTCTCTGAATACCACAAATGAGAAGGTAACTACACGTAGTGTTTCATCAATGACCTTCAAGATTTTGGAGCAAGAAAATTTCATCAGCAAACTCAGGTGCATGCTTGAAGATTGCAAATTTATGAGACGTTAAGAAATTCAGCTACCTTTGAAAGATAGTCCATTTGTCGAATTTCTTTCAGAGTCAAACCTACTTGGCCCGGTGGCCTGTTCTTAACAATTGCCTCTTGCTCAGCCTGCAAGTAAGTCCAATACTTTAGGCAAACGGTGGTCCTCAAATCCTTGAGAACCCTAATTAGCCAGAATCTTGAACTCTTTGTCCATTTTTTCACTCCCAAGCATCATCACATTTAGTAGACTAAACTCGTTCTTAGCTAGTGGCATCCATGAGTAGAAGGTAGATCACATTGATCAAGAAATACAGAGCAAAGGTGATGAGTATGATTTCTTACCTTTGCTTTCTGAAGGACTTCAGGGTTCTTCTGCAGAAATAGAGTAGCCCACATTGAAACATGGCCAGATGATTCATGGCCTGCATTTAGATACATTACTAGAACATCAATAATTTCTTCATCATCCAATTTTCTACCTTTATCATCTACAGCATCCATCAGCGCGTCCATCATATCCCTTTTCTCAGCAGTTGAATTTTCCTCTCCCCTTGCCCTTCGCTCAGTCACAACAGATTGAAATATAGCCACAAGCCTTTTCCGTGCCTGAACATTTCAGATCACTTATTTGAGTCACAGTTTATAATCCCAAAAGTATAATCCTGGCAATCAAGGTACTACATTTATTCCTC contains:
- the LOC113762675 gene encoding ent-kaurenoic acid oxidase 1-like — encoded protein: MEYWGFICMLMMAVFGGLMGLKSLLKSLNRWHFEAKLGDRRFSLPPGDLGWPFIGSMWAFLRAFKSSNPDSFISSFVNRFGPVGLYKTMMFGSPSIIVTTPEACKRVLTDDEAFMPGWPSSTLTLMGRKSFIGISAQEHKRLRKLTAAPVNGHEALSIYLKYIEDNVIVALEKWAGMGQIEFLTQLRKLTFRIITHIFLGSESEQVMEALEREYTVLNHGVRAMSINVPGFAYYNALKARKRLVAIFQSVVTERRARGEENSTAEKRDMMDALMDAVDDKGRKLDDEEIIDVLVMYLNAGHESSGHVSMWATLFLQKNPEVLQKAKAEQEAIVKNRPPGQVGLTLKEIRQMDYLSKVIDETLRVVTFSFVVFREAQKDINISGFTIPKGWKALVWFRNVHFDPELYPEPKKFDPDRWDGLTAKAGSFLPFGAGARTCPGNDLAKLEISIFLHYFLLDYELERQNPSCPLIYLPHQRPIDNCLGRVRRVSPSSVRKKED